ctgttatcgatCGATTTTTAGCTAGGAAACTAACTAAAACATATGCATGGGTGATGGATATATATGGCTGGTGTTGGTCGTTGCATCCGCTCTTGTCGTACGACCATCGATCtaaccggggggggggggggggggggggccatCGATCGCTGGAGAGCACAGCGGAGGGAGATCGAACAAGAGACGAATAGCCAGCAAAATAATTAAAGAGGTAGctggagagaaggagagagagagagagagagatcgacgAGCTAGCTAGATGGCTTCTTTCGGCGTGGCCCCCGTTGGAAACGCGGCGAGCGGCAAGAAGATCTTCCGGACCAAGTGCGCGCAGTGCCACACGGTGGAGCGCGGGGGCGCGCACAAGCAGGGTCCCAACCTTCATGGCCTCTTCGGCCGCCAGTCCGGCACCACCCCCGGCTACGCCTACTCCACCGCCAACAAGAACATGGCCGTCGTCTGGGAGGAAGGCACCCTCTACGACTACCTGCTCAACCCTAAGAAGGTcaattatattaattatttctcttttatttactctagctaatttaattaattgttgTTGTATATGTATAATTCCTCAATCATCAACACCAAGATCGAGTACGTACGCAATTTGCTAATAATTAATAACGGCTGAGGCTGGCTTTGCAGTACATTCCGGGCACCAAGATGGTGTTCCCCGGCCTGAAGAAGCCGCAGGAGCGCACCGACCTCATCGCCTACCTCAAGGAATCTACCGCCtaacccatccatccatctatccatcATCTGCTTGctgcaaaatatatatatatatatcgtatCATTATGTTTGTGTACCCCTATGTTATACTCcttccgtattttaatgtatgacaccgttgatttttcgaccaacgtttgaccattcgttttattcaatttttttttgcaaatatgaaaatatttatgtcatgcttaaagaacatttgatgacgaatcaagttataataaaataaatgataattacataaattttttgaataagacgaatggtcaaacgttggataaaaagtcaacggcgtgatatattaaaatatggagggagtagtatatagcATCTATCTCaataagcatgcatgcatgcatctgtTTAATTATCGTTCCAACCATGCGTGCGTGCGTATTTGAAA
This window of the Oryza sativa Japonica Group chromosome 4, ASM3414082v1 genome carries:
- the LOC107278135 gene encoding cytochrome c, whose protein sequence is MASFGVAPVGNAASGKKIFRTKCAQCHTVERGGAHKQGPNLHGLFGRQSGTTPGYAYSTANKNMAVVWEEGTLYDYLLNPKKYIPGTKMVFPGLKKPQERTDLIAYLKESTA